In Rhodothermales bacterium, a genomic segment contains:
- a CDS encoding amidohydrolase family protein: MTRALVTVAVLLLSAWPALAQSNSPDIPEITGTYAIQNVRIVQAPGRVIERGTVVVKDGVITAVGARVEAPWDARIVDGDSLTVVAGFIDALSHVGIPEPPRENNLPAVEDRGNPPNDRAGIQPERDVRDFLDPSHKSMDAHRMLGFTAANVVPHGGMLPGTAAVVLLDAQGMRYGSPMALFMEFEGARGVYPGTPMAIMAKMRQLYRESDRRMRVGDLYAQDPTGLSRPPQDPVHDAFFPVVAGERPLLIHTDDALEIHRALDLQEALGFRLMLSGLSQGFDVLDKLTASRAPLAVTLDLPDKPDWMEKVTDDSLAYILENYDPDTRTATYRDTEAERRNLEARQLQSRQDYLGMPALFAEHGLPFAFASYGVEAKDVMANLRAYLDAGLSVDDALAALTVNAAAYVGMESVMGTVDVGKMANLVLVKGDLFSKDMKVQTVFVDGRPYTN; the protein is encoded by the coding sequence ATGACCAGGGCCTTGGTCACGGTTGCAGTCCTGTTGCTTTCCGCATGGCCCGCCCTGGCGCAATCGAACAGCCCGGACATCCCGGAAATCACCGGCACGTATGCCATCCAGAACGTCCGGATTGTCCAGGCCCCGGGTCGCGTCATCGAGCGCGGCACCGTGGTCGTCAAGGACGGTGTCATCACCGCCGTCGGCGCCCGCGTGGAAGCCCCCTGGGACGCCCGGATCGTGGACGGAGACTCATTGACGGTCGTCGCCGGCTTTATTGATGCCCTCTCCCACGTCGGCATACCGGAGCCGCCCCGCGAAAACAATCTGCCTGCGGTCGAGGACCGCGGCAACCCGCCGAATGACCGTGCGGGAATCCAGCCTGAACGGGACGTCCGTGATTTCCTGGACCCGTCCCACAAATCGATGGATGCGCATCGCATGCTCGGTTTCACCGCCGCGAACGTCGTCCCGCATGGCGGCATGCTGCCCGGAACCGCTGCCGTGGTGTTGCTCGACGCCCAGGGGATGCGTTATGGAAGCCCGATGGCCCTGTTCATGGAATTCGAGGGCGCCCGTGGCGTGTATCCGGGAACCCCCATGGCCATCATGGCCAAGATGCGTCAACTGTACCGGGAATCGGACCGTCGGATGCGTGTCGGCGACCTGTATGCCCAGGACCCCACGGGACTGTCCCGCCCACCCCAGGACCCGGTCCACGATGCGTTCTTTCCGGTTGTTGCCGGTGAGCGCCCCCTCCTCATCCACACCGACGACGCGCTGGAAATCCACCGTGCCCTGGATCTCCAGGAGGCCCTGGGATTCCGGCTGATGCTGTCCGGTCTGTCGCAGGGCTTCGATGTCCTCGACAAGTTGACGGCGTCGCGTGCGCCCCTGGCCGTCACCCTGGACCTGCCGGACAAGCCGGACTGGATGGAAAAGGTGACGGATGATTCGCTGGCCTACATCCTGGAGAATTACGATCCCGACACGCGGACGGCCACGTACCGGGATACGGAAGCGGAGCGGCGCAACCTGGAAGCCCGTCAATTGCAGTCCCGGCAGGACTACCTGGGCATGCCGGCCCTGTTCGCCGAGCACGGCTTGCCCTTTGCCTTTGCGTCCTACGGCGTCGAAGCAAAGGACGTCATGGCCAATCTCCGCGCCTATCTGGACGCGGGGTTGTCCGTGGACGACGCGTTGGCGGCCCTGACTGTCAACGCCGCTGCATATGTCGGCATGGAGTCCGTCATGGGAACCGTGGATGTCGGCAAGATGGCCAACCTCGTCCTGGTCAAGGGCGATCTCTTTTCGAAAGACATGAAGGTACAGACTGTTTTCGTCGACGGTCGGCCGTACACCAATTGA